In Fusarium oxysporum f. sp. lycopersici 4287 supercont2.34 genomic scaffold, whole genome shotgun sequence, the following proteins share a genomic window:
- a CDS encoding lysophospholipase — translation MASPATWLELRGNNTISALKDVLTRAKIGDIDTNAYANGIVRNGSALPRIGIAISGGGYRAIMNGAGAIAAFDNRTHGFHGRPSGRYSPGYNVP, via the exons ATGGCCTCGCCTGCCA CATGGCTAGAGCTTCGTGGCAATAACACCATCTCAGCGTTAAAGGACGTCCTTACCCGAGCCAAGATTGGCGATATAGACACTAACGCGTATGCGAATGGCATCGTGAGGAATGGCAGCGCGTTGCCACGAATCGGTATTGCCATCTCGGGCGGAGGTTATAGAGCCATTATGAATGGGGCTGGTGCCATTGCCGCTTTCGATAATCGAACCCATGGGTTCCACGGACGGCCATCTGGGCGGTATTCTCCAGGCTACAACGTACCTTAG
- a CDS encoding uncharacterized protein (At least one base has a quality score < 10), protein MTTSSASVICPIPPLPNKRGQGAIGADLIITYHSDLAQCEILPAGSRYTNAGNFKAGTFLPFIQPAFILDLYPCLLSPEDGEISGLPLLLSMFNAGARTATLEEDWEGKWFTIVARIFPNKLTFHGVALALPRDGGLTPIVPRLLDGSDESAPWPNSSAHISLAGPVDLDTFHIKEDVWPEPLSKTSVFIKLGSYLVPENDRPPHKGVHVCHVLLLFPVEQQPWHSLLGWMRQAVNPFPKGSWIVCSGRVLGVLNRDLIQGPQVVDSTVRILVILPDDWEFVRQSTLSTHNTYMPTSSNPVNESPTPPRPAGPGALQAETHSRLQSAVKSSLRKGKLLPRHCHQSSQIARRPNHQPALEESIHH, encoded by the exons ATGACGACTTCCTCGGCCTCTGTCATTTGCCCGATACCTCCATTGCCAAATAAGCGTGGGCAGGGAGCGATCGGTGCggatctcatcatcacctaCCATTCCGACCTAGCCCAGTGCGAAATCCTCCCAGCTGGCTCACGCTATACGAATGCAGGGAACTTCAAGGCTGGGACCTTCCTGCCTTTTATTCAGCCTGCATTCATTCTCGACCTCTATCCGTGCCTCCTCAGTCCTGAAGATGGCGAGATCTCAGGACTTCCTTTGCTACTCTCCATGTTTAACGCCGGAGCAAGAACAGCGACCTTGGAGGAGGACTGGGAGGGGAAATGGTTCACTATAGTCGCCCGAATTTTTCCAAACAAACTTACCTTCCATGGC GTTGCGCTGGCACTACCGCGTGATGGCGGCTTGACTCC TATTGTCCCTCGACTCCTCGATGGTAGCGATGAAAGTGCCCCCTGGCCAAACTCTTCAGCACATATATCCCTTGCCGGCCCTGTCGATCTAGATACCTTCCATATCAAGGAGGATGTCTGGCCAGAGCCACTGAGCAAGACTTCGGTGTTCATAAAGCTAGGTTCTTACTTAGTGCCAGAAAACGACCGCCCTCCTCACAAAGGCGTACACGTATGCCacgtcctcctcctcttccccGTAGAGCAACAACCATGGCATTCTCTACTCGGGTGGATGCGACAAGCTGTGAACCCCTTTCCTAAAGGGTCGTGGATTGTATGCAGCGGTCGCGTCTTGGGGGTCCTTAACCGCGACCTTATCCAAGGCCCTCAAGTCGTCGATTCCACCGTCCGGATCTTAGTAATTCTCCCCGACGATTGGGAATTCGTTCGACAGAGTACCCTGTCTACACATAATACATACATGCCCACATCGTCGAATCCTGTCAATGAGTCGCCTACGCCACCACGACCAGCTGGCCCTGGGGCGTTGCAAGCAGAAACCCATTCTCGTCTCCAATCCGCGGTCAAAAGCAGTCTCCGCAAAGGAAAGCTGCTTCCCCGACACTGCCATCAAAGCAGTCAGATTGCGAGGCGACCAAACCACCAGCCTGCCCTAGAGGAAAGCATACACCACTGA